From the genome of Deinococcus sp. AJ005, one region includes:
- the cysC gene encoding adenylyl-sulfate kinase, whose product MTATLERTLYPEEVKMGRVVWFTGLSGAGKSTLAAALHAELAARGVAVELLDGDAVRENLGRGLGFSRQDRDTNVRRIAFVAGLLAKHGVTVLVSAISPYADTRRDVLADLPNTLEVFVDAPLEVVTARDVKGLYLKAIAGEIQHFTGVSDPYEAPQTPDLHLKTDEISVDEGVRRLLQALGEG is encoded by the coding sequence ATGACCGCCACGCTGGAGCGCACGCTCTACCCTGAAGAAGTGAAGATGGGGCGCGTGGTCTGGTTCACTGGCCTCAGCGGGGCAGGGAAAAGTACGCTGGCCGCCGCGTTGCACGCTGAACTGGCGGCACGCGGGGTGGCAGTGGAACTGCTGGACGGCGACGCCGTGCGCGAGAACCTGGGCAGGGGCCTGGGCTTCTCGCGCCAGGACCGGGATACGAATGTCCGGCGCATCGCCTTCGTGGCGGGCCTGCTGGCAAAACACGGCGTCACCGTGCTGGTCAGCGCCATCAGCCCCTACGCCGATACCCGCCGCGACGTGCTGGCTGATCTGCCCAACACCCTGGAAGTCTTCGTGGACGCGCCGTTGGAAGTGGTCACGGCGCGGGACGTAAAGGGGCTATATCTGAAAGCCATCGCGGGTGAGATTCAGCACTTCACGGGTGTGAGCGATCCCTACGAAGCTCCCCAGACGCCAGACCTGCACCTGAAAACCGATGAAATCAGCGTGGATGAAGGGGTGCGGAGGCTGTTGCAGGCGCTGGGGGAAGGGTGA
- a CDS encoding phosphoadenylyl-sulfate reductase: protein MPSAFNLNGVVLIDLAVRAGYRGQVVFVDTGYHFPETLQTRDRLAARYSELEFVTLNAGASPQDRRTPPELYAANPDACCAARKVAPLQNYLKHKNPSALLNARSRDQATTRAEIPFVEEGGARIKINPLAEWTRQELEAYAAEHDLPVNPLYADGFLSVGCWPCTRAVRPGEDARAGRWAGHGKTECGLWAGDGKL from the coding sequence ATGCCCAGCGCCTTTAATCTGAACGGCGTGGTGCTGATCGATCTGGCGGTGCGGGCAGGCTACCGGGGGCAGGTTGTTTTTGTGGACACCGGCTATCACTTCCCCGAAACGCTCCAGACGCGTGACCGACTGGCGGCGCGGTATTCCGAACTGGAATTCGTGACGCTGAACGCAGGCGCGTCCCCGCAGGATAGGCGCACGCCGCCTGAGCTGTACGCGGCCAACCCCGACGCCTGTTGCGCGGCCCGCAAGGTTGCGCCCCTCCAGAACTACTTAAAACACAAGAACCCGTCTGCCCTGTTGAATGCCCGCAGCCGCGATCAGGCCACCACCCGCGCCGAGATTCCCTTCGTGGAGGAAGGCGGCGCGCGCATCAAGATCAACCCGCTGGCCGAGTGGACGCGGCAGGAGCTGGAAGCTTACGCCGCCGAACACGACTTGCCCGTCAACCCGTTGTACGCCGACGGTTTCCTCTCGGTGGGCTGCTGGCCCTGCACCCGCGCCGTGCGCCCCGGCGAGGACGCCCGCGCCGGACGCTGGGCCGGGCATGGCAAGACCGAATGCGGTCTATGGGCGGGGGACGGCAAGCTCTGA
- the sat gene encoding sulfate adenylyltransferase has product MPTLPYPVTGLPTPLGGTLVHQVNRVSEAELRGLPRLELSERSAADLDLLATGAYSPLTGFLGEADYLNVVEHLRLADGTPWSLPITLPVSRLEARDLRGRVVLTRDGKAVGLIDVQEQFEARKQWEAREVYRTEEAAHPGVAALYAQGEINLAGPVTLFEVPRGAFPQHHRTPAEVRAVIEARGWRTTVAFQTRNPIHRAHEYLHKVALELVDGLLLHPLVGTTKNDDVPADVRVEAYEVLLDRYYPQARTLLSVYPAAMRYAGPREAIVHALSRRNYGATHFIVGRDHAGVGSYYGTYDAQDIFSAYSAEELGIRILKFEHTFYCQCCAQLVSPRTCPHDASHHLVLSGTKVREKLRAGEKLPPEFTRPEVAEVLRQAYQGSGD; this is encoded by the coding sequence ATGCCCACCCTGCCCTATCCCGTTACTGGCCTGCCCACGCCGCTGGGCGGTACGCTGGTCCATCAGGTGAACCGTGTGTCAGAGGCTGAACTCAGAGGACTGCCCCGTCTGGAACTGTCCGAGCGCAGCGCCGCCGATCTGGACTTGCTGGCAACGGGCGCGTACTCGCCGCTCACCGGTTTTCTGGGCGAGGCCGATTACCTGAACGTGGTGGAACACCTGCGCCTCGCGGACGGCACGCCCTGGAGTCTGCCTATCACGCTGCCCGTCTCGCGTCTGGAGGCCCGTGACCTGCGGGGCCGCGTGGTCCTGACCCGTGACGGCAAGGCGGTAGGCCTGATTGACGTTCAGGAGCAATTCGAGGCCCGCAAACAGTGGGAGGCCCGCGAGGTCTACCGTACCGAGGAAGCCGCCCATCCCGGCGTGGCTGCGCTGTACGCGCAGGGCGAGATCAATCTGGCCGGACCCGTGACGTTGTTCGAGGTGCCGCGCGGCGCGTTCCCCCAGCATCACCGCACGCCCGCAGAGGTCCGCGCCGTGATCGAGGCGCGTGGCTGGCGCACCACGGTGGCCTTTCAGACCCGCAACCCGATCCACCGGGCGCACGAGTACCTGCACAAGGTGGCGCTGGAACTGGTAGACGGCCTGCTGCTGCACCCGCTGGTGGGCACCACCAAGAACGACGACGTGCCCGCCGACGTGCGCGTGGAAGCCTACGAGGTGCTGCTGGACCGCTACTACCCACAGGCCCGCACCCTGCTGAGTGTCTACCCTGCCGCCATGCGCTACGCCGGGCCGCGCGAGGCGATTGTTCACGCGCTCTCAAGGCGCAATTACGGAGCCACCCATTTCATCGTCGGGCGCGATCACGCGGGCGTGGGCAGCTACTACGGCACCTACGACGCGCAGGACATCTTCAGCGCCTATTCCGCCGAGGAACTGGGCATCCGCATCCTGAAGTTCGAGCACACGTTCTATTGCCAGTGCTGCGCTCAACTGGTCAGCCCCCGCACTTGCCCACATGACGCATCGCACCATCTGGTCCTCAGCGGCACGAAGGTCCGCGAGAAGCTGCGTGCGGGCGAGAAGCTGCCGCCTGAATTCACCCGCCCGGAAGTGGCGGAAGTGTTGCGGCAGGCGTACCAGGGAAGTGGAGACTGA
- a CDS encoding Uma2 family endonuclease, translating to MIGLLSDSTCWSYVSDLKVRVIRDGSRRYYLPDTGVVYDSQMVGTVETQPCLIVEILSASTRSLDLAVKASDCQRIDSLQGYLIVDSEARGMIFHRRTLDGWQFETMEESVELTCVGVSLSVAEIYRNVGL from the coding sequence TTGATCGGGTTGCTGTCAGACAGCACTTGCTGGAGTTATGTGAGTGACCTCAAAGTTCGTGTGATCCGCGACGGCAGCCGCCGCTATTACCTGCCCGACACCGGGGTGGTCTACGACTCTCAGATGGTGGGGACGGTAGAAACCCAGCCGTGCTTAATTGTGGAGATTCTCAGCGCCAGCACCCGCAGTCTGGATCTGGCCGTCAAAGCCAGCGACTGCCAGCGCATCGACAGCTTGCAGGGCTACCTGATCGTGGACAGCGAGGCGCGTGGCATGATCTTCCACCGCCGCACATTGGACGGCTGGCAATTTGAAACCATGGAAGAGTCGGTGGAGCTGACCTGCGTGGGCGTTTCGCTGTCGGTGGCCGAGATTTACCGCAACGTGGGTCTGTAG
- a CDS encoding ATP-binding cassette domain-containing protein, with translation MTAAQHQQPGLKPSVSAQPLVMEARGLIKRYGSVTAINGADFQLRAGEILAVIGDNGAGKSSLIKALSGAVVPDEGEIFLDGQPVSFRSPIDARKQGIETVYQDLAVAPAMTIAENLFLGREILRPGPIARLLKIIDKKRMFEEATAYMSDLQFAIKSMSQPVETLSGGQRQGVAVARSAAFARHVVIMDEPTAALGVKEGNMVLDLIRKVRDKGLPVILISHNMPHVFEVADRIHVHRMGKRAAVLNPKNISMADTVSVMTGALRPEDLSAEMLDH, from the coding sequence ATGACCGCTGCTCAGCATCAACAGCCCGGCCTCAAACCCTCCGTTTCCGCTCAGCCGCTGGTCATGGAAGCGCGTGGGCTGATCAAGCGCTACGGCAGCGTGACTGCCATCAACGGTGCAGATTTCCAGTTGCGCGCGGGTGAGATTCTGGCCGTGATCGGCGACAACGGCGCGGGCAAATCCAGCCTGATTAAAGCGCTGTCGGGTGCGGTGGTTCCCGATGAGGGCGAGATTTTTCTGGACGGCCAACCCGTATCGTTTCGTAGCCCCATCGACGCCCGCAAGCAGGGCATCGAGACCGTGTATCAGGATCTGGCCGTGGCCCCTGCCATGACCATCGCCGAAAACCTCTTCCTGGGCCGCGAGATCCTGCGTCCCGGCCCCATTGCCCGCCTGCTGAAGATCATTGACAAGAAGCGCATGTTCGAGGAAGCCACCGCCTACATGTCAGACCTGCAATTCGCCATCAAAAGCATGTCCCAGCCCGTCGAAACGCTGTCGGGTGGGCAGCGGCAGGGCGTGGCGGTGGCCCGCAGCGCGGCCTTTGCGCGCCATGTGGTGATCATGGATGAGCCGACGGCGGCGCTGGGCGTCAAGGAAGGCAACATGGTGCTGGACCTGATCCGCAAGGTGCGCGACAAGGGGCTGCCCGTCATTCTGATCAGCCACAACATGCCGCATGTGTTTGAGGTGGCGGACCGTATCCACGTCCACCGCATGGGCAAACGCGCTGCCGTCCTGAATCCGAAGAACATCAGCATGGCCGACACCGTTTCGGTGATGACTGGTGCGCTGCGGCCCGAGGATTTGAGTGCGGAGATGCTGGATCACTGA
- a CDS encoding ABC transporter permease, with the protein MTASPVSEKGRRGFVLPSLSVLGPLIALLLACIFFATQSDRFLTSQTLSLVLSQISFVAVIAIGQTLIILTAGIDLSCGFIMALGSIVMTKFAVDYGVPPALAILCGLAATTAIGALNGLLITRLRLPPFIATLGMLGIVQAITLIYSNSQTVSGLPNALNFLGSTFKIGGTPFTFGAVLMLVLFGVAWFFLTQTSPGRHLYALGNNPEAARLSGIATTRLLISVYATAGLLYGVAALILVGRVGAGDPNAGQTENLESITAVVLGGTSLFGGRGNVMGTLLGAVIVGVFRVGLTLSGVNSIYQVLITGILIILAVATDQFSRRKA; encoded by the coding sequence ATGACTGCATCTCCCGTTTCTGAAAAAGGTCGGCGGGGCTTCGTCCTCCCCAGCCTGAGCGTGCTGGGGCCACTGATCGCGCTGCTGCTGGCGTGCATCTTCTTTGCCACACAGTCGGACCGTTTCCTCACCTCCCAGACCCTCTCGCTGGTCCTGAGCCAGATCTCGTTCGTGGCCGTGATCGCCATCGGGCAGACGCTGATCATCCTGACGGCTGGGATCGATCTGTCGTGCGGGTTCATCATGGCCCTGGGCAGCATCGTGATGACCAAATTTGCCGTGGACTACGGCGTGCCACCCGCGCTGGCAATTCTGTGCGGCCTGGCCGCGACCACTGCGATTGGGGCGCTCAACGGCCTGCTGATCACCCGCCTGCGGTTGCCGCCGTTTATTGCCACACTGGGGATGCTGGGCATCGTGCAGGCCATCACCCTGATCTACTCCAACTCGCAGACGGTCAGCGGCTTGCCCAATGCCCTGAACTTCCTGGGCAGTACCTTCAAAATTGGGGGAACACCCTTTACCTTCGGCGCGGTGCTGATGCTCGTTCTGTTCGGCGTGGCGTGGTTCTTCCTGACCCAGACTTCGCCGGGCCGTCATCTCTACGCGCTGGGCAACAACCCCGAAGCTGCCCGTCTGAGCGGGATCGCCACCACCAGGTTGCTGATCAGCGTGTACGCCACCGCTGGGCTGCTGTACGGCGTCGCCGCGCTGATTCTGGTGGGCCGCGTCGGTGCGGGCGATCCCAACGCCGGGCAGACCGAGAACCTGGAAAGCATCACCGCCGTCGTGCTGGGCGGCACCAGTCTGTTTGGGGGGCGCGGCAATGTGATGGGAACGCTGCTGGGCGCGGTCATCGTGGGCGTGTTCCGGGTGGGCCTCACACTCTCGGGTGTCAACAGCATCTATCAGGTCCTGATCACCGGCATTCTGATCATCCTGGCCGTCGCCACCGATCAATTCTCCAGAAGGAAGGCCTGA
- a CDS encoding sugar ABC transporter substrate-binding protein produces MRHTKFVFAAVITAAVTVTAALAQNAQPVIGLITKTDTNPFFVKMKEGAGAEAKKLGAKLLTGAGKSDGDNAGQVTAIENMVAAGAKTILITPSDSKAIVPAIAKARAAGVMVIALDSPTEPASAVDGLFATNNYQAGILIGQWAKKTMGSKKAVIATLDLFPGQPVGIARHNGFLEGFGMKGVTSKTTAQINAGVACAQDSFGDQAKGQTAMENCLQKNPDINLVYTINEPAAAGAYQALKAIGKEKDVLIVSVDGGCAGIRNVEAGVIGATSQQYPLKMASMGVTAGVNYAKTGKKVSGYTDTGVTLITNKPVSGVKSQDGKFGLSNCWGK; encoded by the coding sequence ATGCGCCACACCAAGTTTGTTTTTGCTGCCGTTATCACTGCCGCCGTTACCGTGACCGCCGCGCTGGCCCAGAACGCCCAGCCGGTCATCGGACTCATTACCAAGACCGATACCAACCCGTTTTTCGTCAAGATGAAAGAGGGGGCGGGCGCGGAGGCCAAGAAGCTGGGTGCCAAGTTGTTGACTGGCGCGGGCAAGTCCGACGGTGACAACGCCGGACAGGTCACGGCCATTGAAAACATGGTGGCTGCCGGGGCCAAGACCATCCTGATCACGCCCAGCGATTCCAAGGCCATCGTTCCCGCCATCGCCAAGGCCCGCGCCGCAGGCGTGATGGTCATTGCGCTGGACAGCCCCACCGAACCCGCCAGCGCCGTGGACGGCCTGTTCGCCACCAACAACTATCAGGCGGGCATCTTGATCGGTCAGTGGGCCAAGAAGACGATGGGCAGCAAGAAGGCCGTGATCGCCACGCTCGATCTGTTTCCCGGTCAGCCCGTGGGCATCGCGCGCCACAACGGCTTTCTGGAAGGCTTCGGCATGAAGGGCGTGACCAGCAAGACCACCGCGCAGATCAACGCGGGCGTGGCCTGCGCGCAGGATTCCTTCGGCGATCAGGCCAAGGGCCAGACCGCGATGGAAAACTGCCTCCAGAAGAACCCCGACATCAATCTGGTCTACACCATCAACGAACCTGCCGCCGCCGGGGCGTATCAGGCCCTCAAGGCCATCGGCAAGGAGAAGGACGTGCTGATCGTCAGCGTGGACGGCGGCTGCGCGGGCATTCGCAACGTGGAGGCGGGCGTGATCGGCGCAACCAGCCAGCAGTACCCTCTCAAGATGGCCTCAATGGGCGTCACGGCAGGCGTCAATTACGCCAAGACCGGCAAGAAGGTCAGCGGCTACACCGATACCGGCGTCACCCTGATCACCAACAAGCCCGTCAGCGGCGTCAAGAGCCAGGACGGCAAGTTCGGGCTGTCCAACTGCTGGGGCAAGTAA
- a CDS encoding LacI family DNA-binding transcriptional regulator, which produces MSSIQDVAALAKVSTATASRALSRPEMVAEGTRKRVMKAAQQLGYQPNVLARSLRQRETRTIGLIVADILNPFHALLAKGVQDTAEEQGYVTFLFNSDEQPEKEARAIDTLRGHLPQGLIVVPTSGTREHLKTLPNLPVVELDRVSGNPQASTVTVDNVGGARAATDHLIGLGHRRIGLIVGQQDISTAVERQAGYHDALKAAGLSPCPKLMRSGQHREDDGLRAATELLSMPAGQRPTALFVGNNEMTVGAVLAARELGLRIPEDLSIVGFDDSRWAQTMSPPLTVIAQPAYELGVHACEQLFGLLRGAGRPVHLQLSTELIIRHSTGPPHRS; this is translated from the coding sequence ATGTCGAGTATCCAGGATGTCGCTGCCCTTGCCAAAGTCTCCACGGCCACTGCCTCGCGCGCGCTGAGCCGCCCGGAGATGGTGGCCGAGGGCACACGCAAGCGGGTCATGAAGGCCGCGCAGCAACTGGGCTATCAGCCCAATGTATTGGCCCGCAGCCTGCGCCAGCGCGAGACCCGCACGATTGGCCTGATCGTGGCCGACATCCTGAACCCCTTTCACGCACTGCTGGCCAAGGGCGTGCAGGACACTGCCGAGGAGCAGGGCTACGTGACATTCCTGTTCAACAGTGACGAGCAGCCGGAAAAGGAGGCGCGGGCCATCGATACCCTGCGCGGCCACCTGCCGCAGGGCCTGATCGTGGTTCCTACCAGTGGCACGCGGGAACACCTGAAAACCCTGCCGAACTTGCCCGTGGTGGAACTGGACCGTGTGAGCGGCAATCCGCAGGCCAGCACGGTGACCGTGGACAATGTCGGCGGCGCGCGGGCGGCCACGGATCACCTGATCGGGCTGGGCCACCGCCGGATCGGCCTGATCGTGGGCCAGCAGGACATCAGCACAGCCGTGGAGCGTCAGGCGGGCTACCACGACGCCCTGAAAGCGGCGGGTCTGTCGCCTTGTCCCAAACTGATGCGCTCCGGGCAGCACCGCGAGGACGACGGCTTACGCGCTGCCACGGAACTGCTGTCTATGCCAGCCGGGCAGCGGCCCACCGCTCTGTTCGTGGGCAACAACGAGATGACCGTGGGCGCGGTCCTGGCCGCCCGTGAACTGGGCCTGCGAATTCCAGAAGACCTGTCCATCGTGGGTTTCGACGATTCGCGCTGGGCGCAGACCATGTCGCCGCCGCTGACCGTAATCGCGCAGCCCGCCTACGAGCTGGGCGTCCATGCCTGCGAGCAGCTTTTTGGCCTGCTGCGCGGCGCAGGCCGTCCAGTGCACCTGCAACTGTCCACCGAACTGATCATCCGCCACTCCACCGGGCCGCCGCACCGTTCCTGA
- a CDS encoding S9 family peptidase — protein sequence MKRLLLSAALSLGSALAGGNEPGPVTQALPLDLGGQATHAELLRPDGNGVAPLVLLVQGTGPEDLNGSFQSYGGKVQGSLGTLAQTLARQGFAVMRFDKRYAAATFDPATAQAAQESYAKLTMKDLLADAGTALETAKKQPGINAQQVFIYGWSEGSVVAASLAQAVGAQGLIVQGPVVNAFADAFTRQFERVGLKYLEPYAPDGKIDLKGVVASLYGPGSALARTQGQFLLARDSTPQVPKLAAVLDTNGDGRIDLRAEALPMVRAFYAQSVTQSPLYTPATTLPTLGELAPRLKMPVLILQGENDGNIDPASAQQLNSALAAAGNTDHTLKLYPGLGHSLGPAKDLTLDNFAPMAQGPMNDMAAWLRARVR from the coding sequence ATGAAACGCCTGCTGCTGTCTGCTGCCCTGAGCCTGGGTTCCGCTCTTGCTGGGGGGAACGAACCCGGCCCAGTCACCCAGGCGCTGCCCCTCGATTTGGGGGGTCAGGCCACCCACGCTGAACTGCTGCGGCCAGATGGGAACGGGGTGGCCCCGCTGGTGCTGCTCGTGCAGGGCACCGGCCCCGAGGACCTGAACGGCAGCTTCCAGAGTTACGGCGGCAAGGTTCAGGGATCGCTGGGCACGCTGGCCCAGACGCTGGCCCGACAGGGCTTCGCAGTAATGCGCTTCGATAAACGTTACGCGGCGGCCACCTTCGATCCCGCCACCGCACAGGCCGCGCAGGAAAGCTACGCCAAACTGACCATGAAGGACCTGCTGGCCGACGCGGGGACGGCTCTGGAGACGGCGAAAAAGCAGCCGGGCATTAACGCGCAACAGGTCTTCATCTACGGCTGGAGCGAGGGCAGCGTGGTGGCGGCGTCGCTGGCGCAGGCGGTGGGCGCTCAGGGCCTGATCGTTCAGGGGCCGGTGGTGAATGCCTTTGCCGACGCCTTCACCCGCCAGTTCGAGCGGGTGGGCCTGAAGTACCTGGAGCCTTACGCCCCCGACGGCAAAATCGATCTGAAGGGTGTGGTGGCCTCACTTTATGGCCCCGGCTCGGCCCTGGCGAGAACGCAGGGGCAATTCCTGCTGGCCCGCGACAGCACCCCGCAGGTGCCCAAGCTTGCTGCCGTGCTGGACACCAACGGCGACGGCAGGATCGATCTGCGCGCCGAGGCATTGCCGATGGTCCGGGCTTTCTATGCCCAGAGCGTCACGCAGTCGCCCCTGTACACGCCTGCCACGACGCTGCCTACGCTGGGCGAACTGGCCCCCAGACTTAAAATGCCAGTGCTGATCTTGCAGGGCGAAAATGACGGCAACATCGACCCAGCCAGCGCCCAGCAGTTGAACAGCGCGCTGGCTGCCGCTGGCAACACCGATCACACCCTCAAGTTGTATCCGGGGCTGGGCCACAGCCTCGGCCCGGCAAAGGACCTCACGCTGGACAACTTTGCCCCGATGGCGCAAGGGCCGATGAACGACATGGCGGCGTGGTTGCGGGCGAGGGTGCGCTGA
- a CDS encoding metallophosphoesterase has protein sequence MRELWVIGDVHGAYGKLRAMLLRAGLIDFDGGWTAGDAHLVFLGDYVDRGPKGIEVIRLIRSLEVQAAEFGGAVTALLGNHEVMFMAALLFRRSDPKDALGFHEYWQNNGGQERDLTLLDPGDLAWLEARPAVARIDSWLLIHADSPMYLRLGESVAEVNGHVNALILKRDADAWGAFLNTFADRFAFALGGGEKAARRMLKTFGGDHLAHGHTPVYVLLDEYLHGPTLGAGAPIPYAERLCVAMDSGMAYRDDAGFIARLDDGGIAEVISNPGGNPPY, from the coding sequence TTGAGGGAACTGTGGGTCATCGGGGACGTTCACGGCGCATATGGCAAGTTGCGGGCCATGCTGCTGCGCGCGGGACTGATCGACTTCGATGGCGGTTGGACGGCTGGGGACGCGCATCTGGTCTTTCTGGGCGATTACGTGGACCGGGGACCGAAGGGCATCGAGGTCATTCGCCTGATCCGCAGCCTGGAAGTGCAGGCCGCCGAATTCGGGGGCGCGGTGACGGCGCTGCTGGGCAACCATGAGGTCATGTTCATGGCGGCGCTGCTGTTCCGCCGCAGCGATCCCAAAGACGCGCTGGGTTTCCACGAGTACTGGCAGAACAACGGCGGTCAGGAACGCGATCTGACGCTGCTGGACCCCGGCGATCTGGCGTGGCTGGAGGCCCGGCCTGCGGTGGCCCGGATCGATTCCTGGCTGCTGATCCATGCCGACAGCCCGATGTACCTGCGCCTGGGCGAGAGCGTCGCAGAGGTCAACGGTCACGTCAACGCCTTGATCCTCAAACGAGACGCCGACGCCTGGGGCGCGTTTCTGAATACCTTTGCAGACCGTTTCGCCTTTGCGCTGGGCGGCGGCGAGAAGGCGGCCCGCCGGATGCTGAAAACGTTTGGCGGGGACCATCTGGCGCATGGGCATACCCCCGTCTACGTGCTGCTCGACGAGTACCTGCACGGCCCGACGCTGGGGGCAGGCGCGCCCATTCCCTACGCGGAAAGGCTGTGTGTGGCGATGGACAGCGGCATGGCCTACCGCGACGACGCTGGATTCATTGCCCGGCTGGACGATGGGGGAATCGCCGAGGTGATCTCGAATCCGGGTGGGAATCCGCCGTACTGA
- the hspR gene encoding heat shock protein transcriptional repressor HspR, fused homodimer type: MVSDSKHRPVYVISVAAELVDMHPQTLRLYERKGLIRPGRSTGKTRLYSERDIEHLREIRRLTQELGVNLAGVEEVMRLQHELDDLQGEFEAEITRIEDELRDRALALPSSEGGRTDPRDRPVYVISIAAELVDMHPQTLRLYERKQLISPGRSSGKTRLYSERDIEHLREIRRLTQELGVNLAGVEEIMRLRHELDGARSNLEGNVRRIQDDLSERMTKLRTLPSPEDEEEEG, from the coding sequence ATGGTCTCGGACTCTAAACATCGCCCGGTGTATGTGATCTCGGTGGCGGCGGAACTGGTGGACATGCACCCGCAGACGCTGCGCCTGTATGAGCGCAAGGGCCTGATCCGTCCGGGCCGCAGCACTGGCAAAACCCGCCTGTATTCCGAGCGCGACATCGAACATCTGCGCGAGATCCGGCGGCTGACGCAGGAACTGGGCGTCAATCTGGCGGGCGTTGAGGAAGTCATGCGCCTCCAGCACGAACTCGATGACCTCCAGGGCGAGTTCGAGGCCGAGATCACGCGCATTGAGGACGAGTTGCGGGACCGCGCCCTTGCCCTGCCCAGCAGCGAGGGGGGGCGGACTGATCCCAGGGACCGCCCGGTGTACGTCATCTCTATCGCCGCCGAACTGGTGGACATGCACCCGCAAACCCTGCGCCTGTACGAGCGCAAGCAACTGATCAGCCCGGGCCGAAGCAGCGGCAAAACGCGCCTGTACTCCGAGCGCGACATCGAGCATCTGCGCGAAATCCGGCGACTGACGCAGGAACTGGGCGTCAATCTGGCGGGCGTAGAAGAAATCATGCGTCTGCGGCACGAGCTGGACGGCGCACGCTCGAATCTGGAAGGCAACGTGCGCCGCATCCAGGACGATCTGAGCGAGCGCATGACCAAGCTGCGGACCCTGCCTTCCCCGGAGGACGAAGAAGAAGAAGGCTAG
- a CDS encoding asparaginase, whose translation MTRSSHTLLCSAALLLLTAPLTTLAQTAPATPAAPAAAPAPKPNLPNVVILATGGTIASSAASSTQVVNYSLSQTVNNLINAVPAVNDVANVTGEQVADTGSQDMTPEILLTLAKRINVLLASPDVSGVIVTHGTDTMEETAYFLNLVVKSDKPVVIVGSMRPSSALSADGPFNLYEAVQLAADPNARGKGVMVLLNDRIGAARFITKTNTTALDTFKSAEQGYLGAFVGGKAYFYNQPVQVHTKDSEFDVTNLTSLPPVEIVYGYQSNGGAMYDAAVAAGDKGIVVAGTGDGTISTASKPSIASAVAKGVVIARSTRTGSGTVAPAPDDLKNGYVSANSLNPQKARILLMLALTKTKDLNKIQDYFNRY comes from the coding sequence ATGACCCGTTCCAGCCACACCCTGCTCTGCTCTGCTGCTCTGCTGCTGCTGACCGCTCCGTTGACCACACTGGCGCAGACCGCGCCCGCGACGCCAGCGGCCCCGGCTGCCGCGCCCGCGCCAAAGCCCAACCTGCCCAATGTCGTGATTCTGGCGACGGGGGGCACCATCGCGTCCTCGGCGGCGTCCAGTACGCAGGTGGTCAACTACTCGCTGAGCCAGACGGTGAATAATCTGATCAACGCCGTGCCAGCGGTCAATGACGTGGCCAACGTGACGGGCGAGCAGGTTGCCGACACGGGCAGCCAGGACATGACCCCGGAGATCTTGCTGACACTGGCCAAACGCATCAACGTGCTGCTGGCCTCGCCGGACGTCAGCGGCGTGATCGTGACCCACGGGACCGACACCATGGAAGAGACCGCCTATTTCCTGAATCTGGTGGTCAAGAGCGACAAACCAGTGGTCATCGTGGGATCGATGCGTCCGTCCTCGGCCCTCAGCGCCGACGGCCCGTTCAACCTGTACGAGGCCGTTCAGCTCGCCGCCGATCCGAATGCCAGGGGCAAGGGCGTCATGGTGCTGCTCAATGACCGCATCGGCGCGGCGCGCTTTATCACCAAGACCAACACCACCGCCCTGGACACCTTCAAGTCGGCGGAACAGGGGTATCTGGGGGCTTTTGTGGGGGGCAAGGCGTACTTCTATAACCAGCCCGTTCAGGTTCATACCAAGGATTCCGAGTTCGACGTGACCAATCTGACCAGCCTGCCCCCGGTGGAAATCGTCTACGGCTACCAGAGCAATGGCGGCGCGATGTACGACGCTGCCGTGGCGGCAGGGGACAAGGGGATCGTCGTGGCGGGGACCGGGGACGGCACCATCTCGACGGCCTCCAAGCCGAGCATCGCCAGCGCCGTCGCTAAGGGTGTGGTCATCGCACGCTCGACCCGGACGGGAAGCGGAACCGTGGCCCCCGCACCGGACGATCTCAAGAACGGTTACGTCTCGGCCAACTCGCTGAATCCGCAGAAGGCCAGAATCCTGCTGATGCTGGCGCTGACCAAAACGAAGGACCTCAACAAGATTCAGGACTACTTCAACCGCTACTGA